Proteins from one Pseudomonas sp. KBS0710 genomic window:
- the hemN gene encoding oxygen-independent coproporphyrinogen III oxidase produces MLDAIRWDTDLIHRYDLAGPRYTSYPTAVQFDSQVGTFDLLHALRDSRKAVRPLSLYVHVPFCANICYYCACNKVITKDRGRAQAYLQRLEQEIQLVACHLDPKQPVEQLHFGGGTPTFLSHDELRQVMTRLRQHFNLLDDDSGDYGIEIDPREADWATMGLLRELGFNRVSIGLQDLDPEVQRAVNRLQSLEETRAVIDAARTLQFRSINIDLIYGLPKQTPLNFARTVEEVINLQPDRLSVFNYAHLPERFMPQRRINTDELPSPAEKLLMLQTTIEQLTRAGYRYIGMDHFALPDDELAVAQEEGTLQRNFQGYTTHGHCDLIGLGVSAISQIGDLYCQNSSDLNHYQNALAGAQLATSRGLVCTTDDRLRREVIQQLICNFSLAFERIEQAYNIDFRGYFDELWPQLETMAADGLIELDAHGIRVLPAGRLLVRSVCMVFDAYLEHQNRQRFSRVI; encoded by the coding sequence ATGCTCGACGCCATTCGTTGGGACACAGATCTGATTCACCGCTACGACTTGGCGGGGCCGCGCTACACGTCCTACCCCACGGCCGTACAATTCGACAGCCAGGTCGGCACCTTCGACCTGCTCCACGCCCTGCGCGACAGCCGCAAGGCCGTACGGCCCTTGTCGCTGTATGTGCATGTGCCGTTTTGCGCGAACATTTGCTACTACTGCGCCTGCAACAAGGTCATCACCAAGGACCGTGGCCGTGCCCAGGCCTACCTGCAACGCCTGGAGCAGGAAATCCAGTTGGTGGCCTGCCACCTGGACCCGAAACAGCCCGTGGAGCAACTGCACTTCGGCGGCGGCACGCCGACCTTCCTCAGCCACGACGAACTGCGCCAGGTCATGACGCGCCTGCGCCAGCACTTCAACTTGCTCGACGATGATTCCGGCGACTACGGCATCGAAATCGACCCGCGCGAAGCCGACTGGGCGACCATGGGGCTGCTGCGTGAACTGGGCTTTAACCGCGTGAGCATCGGCCTGCAGGACCTGGACCCCGAGGTGCAGCGTGCGGTCAACCGCCTGCAAAGCCTGGAAGAAACCCGTGCGGTGATCGACGCCGCGCGTACCCTGCAATTTCGCTCGATCAATATCGACCTGATCTACGGCCTGCCCAAGCAAACGCCGCTGAATTTTGCGCGCACCGTCGAAGAAGTGATCAACCTGCAACCGGATCGCCTGTCGGTATTCAACTACGCGCACCTGCCCGAGCGCTTTATGCCGCAGCGGCGCATCAACACCGACGAGTTGCCCTCACCGGCAGAAAAACTGCTGATGCTGCAAACCACCATCGAACAACTGACCCGCGCGGGCTACCGCTACATCGGCATGGACCACTTTGCCCTGCCGGATGACGAACTGGCCGTGGCCCAGGAAGAAGGCACGCTGCAACGTAACTTCCAGGGCTATACCACCCACGGGCATTGCGATTTGATTGGGCTGGGCGTGTCGGCGATCAGCCAGATCGGCGACCTGTATTGCCAGAACAGCAGCGACCTCAATCACTATCAGAACGCCTTGGCCGGCGCGCAACTGGCCACCAGCCGCGGCTTGGTATGCACCACGGACGATCGTTTACGGCGGGAAGTGATTCAGCAACTGATCTGCAATTTCAGCCTGGCATTCGAGCGGATCGAACAGGCCTATAACATCGATTTTCGCGGCTATTTCGACGAACTATGGCCACAGCTGGAGACAATGGCCGCCGACGGCCTGATAGAACTGGATGCACACGGCATTCGCGTATTGCCCGCCGGGCGCTTGCTCGTGCGCTCGGTGTGCATGGTGTTCGATGCCTACCTGGAGCACCAGAACAGGCAGCGATTCTCGCGGGTGATCTAA
- a CDS encoding sulfite exporter TauE/SafE family protein: MLELAPLLVSALILGLLGGGHCLGMCGGLMGALTLAIPKEQRSRRFRLLLAYNLGRILSYAAAGLLIGLAGWAVANSPAAMFMRVLAGLLLISMGLYLAGWWSGLTRIESLGRGLWRYLQPVANRLLPVSSLPRALLLGALWGWLPCGLVYSTLLWAASQGNALDSAVLMLAFGLGTWPVLLATGLAAERVTAVLRKRSVRVAGGVLVMLFGVWTLPGPHQHWLMGH; the protein is encoded by the coding sequence ATGCTTGAGCTGGCGCCACTGCTGGTCTCGGCCTTGATCCTCGGGCTCTTGGGTGGCGGCCATTGCCTGGGCATGTGCGGCGGGCTGATGGGCGCGCTGACCCTGGCAATCCCCAAAGAACAACGCAGCCGCCGTTTTCGCCTGCTGCTCGCCTACAACCTGGGGCGCATCCTCAGCTACGCCGCTGCCGGGTTATTGATCGGCCTGGCCGGCTGGGCGGTGGCCAACAGCCCGGCAGCGATGTTTATGCGCGTGCTCGCCGGGTTGTTGCTGATCAGCATGGGCTTGTACCTGGCCGGTTGGTGGAGCGGCCTCACCCGTATCGAAAGCCTCGGGCGCGGCCTGTGGCGCTACCTACAGCCGGTCGCCAACCGTTTGCTGCCGGTGTCCAGCCTGCCACGCGCATTACTGCTGGGCGCGCTGTGGGGCTGGTTGCCGTGCGGGTTGGTCTACAGCACGCTGCTGTGGGCGGCGAGCCAGGGTAATGCGCTGGACAGTGCAGTGCTGATGCTGGCCTTCGGGCTTGGAACCTGGCCTGTACTGCTGGCTACAGGCTTGGCGGCGGAACGTGTCACCGCGGTGCTGCGCAAACGCAGCGTGCGTGTGGCCGGTGGCGTGCTGGTGATGCTCTTCGGCGTCTGGACGTTGCCAGGCCCGCATCAACACTGGCTAATGGGCCATTAA
- the ccoS gene encoding cbb3-type cytochrome oxidase assembly protein CcoS — MPALYVMIPAALLLVGVAIYIFFWAVDSGQYDDLDGPAHSVLFDDQDPNHLAGVDEANRAEQPPKDPPHA; from the coding sequence ATGCCAGCTCTCTACGTGATGATTCCGGCGGCGCTGCTGTTAGTGGGCGTGGCCATTTACATTTTCTTCTGGGCGGTGGACAGCGGCCAGTACGACGACCTCGACGGCCCGGCCCACAGCGTGCTGTTCGACGATCAGGACCCGAACCACTTGGCGGGCGTCGACGAAGCCAACCGGGCCGAGCAACCGCCCAAAGACCCGCCCCATGCTTGA